GTTCTGGCGGCTATTGAGAGGCCCCATGCAGGTGCGGCCTATAATGTGTGCGATGACGATGCCGCCCCGCCGCAGGATGTGATTGCCTATGCCTGCGGCCTTCTGGGCATGGACCCGCCTGCCGAAGAAACCTTTGAAACCGCATCGCTTAGCCCGATGGCAGCCAGTTTTTATGAAGATAACAAGCGGGTGGATAATGGCCGGATCAAGCGGGAACTGGGTGTAAACCTGCGTTATGCGGATTATCAGGCCGGGTTGCAGGCGCTTTTGGACGACATTTTGCGCAAAAGCACAGGCGATGTCGGCGAAAATTGACAAAACCACATTGTTGACGGGGCTTTTGCGTCGTATATAACCCTTTGACAGATGTATCAAAGGGAACCGCATACCCGTGACGGTTCCCACCCCCCTGACTGGGCAGCCATCCCCTGGCGCGCCATCAGCGCGGACCCGAGAGGCCGACGAGGAGAGAATTTACAATGGATCGTCGTATCATCACCGTATTTGGCGGCAGCGGCTTTGTCGGGCGCTATATCGTCAAGCGCCTGCTGGAAGCCGGGTACAATGTACGTGTCCCGACCCGCTTTTTTGAACGCACCAAAAAACTCAAGCCGATGGGCTATCTGGGACAGATGGTTCCGGTTCATTGCGATGTGAGCGACCCGGAAGCGATCCGTCGTGCTGTTGACGGTGCCGATGCGGTGATCAATCTGGTTGGTGTTCTGTATGAACGCGGTTCGCGCAGCTTCATGAACATGCATGTTGTTGCTGCGAAAAACATTGCCGAGGCCGCAAAGGCCGCCGGTGTGAAAACCCTTGTTCACATGTCCGCCCTGGGCGCGAACAAGAACCCGCATTCGCTTTATGCTACCTCGAAGCTGGCCGGTGAAAAGGCCGTTCGTTCGGCATTCCCCGAAGCTGTTATTTTCCGCCCGTCGGTTATTTTCGGCCCGGAAGACAACTTCCTGAACAAATTTGCCGCCATGGCACGTGTTCTGCCGTTTATTCCGGTTGTTGGCACCCCGGCCCTGCCGCAGGTTGACCTTGGTAAAGGGTCGATCGATTTCTTTGGCGAAGGTGGCCCGAAATTCCAGCCGGTTTATGTTGGCGATGTTGCCGATGCCTTTTTCAAGGCTGTCGAAGACAAAACCCTGGCTGGTGAAACCTTTGAACTGGGTGGACCGGAAAAATACAGCTTCCTGCAGATCCTTGAAGATATGCGCGAACTGACCCGCCAGCGCGTCTGCCTGCTGCCGGTGCCGTTCTGGCTGGCATCGATCAAGGCGTTTTTCCTGCAGTTCCTGCCCAAACCGCCGCTGACCCCTGATCAGGTCCGTATGCTCAAGACCGACAATGTCGTGTCTGACGATGCAAAAACCTTTGCCGATCTGGGAATCGTGCCGAACTGCATTGAAACCGTTGCCCCGGCCTATCTGAAACGCTTCCGCCCGCCGCGCAAAAGTGGCGAGTTCCGCCGTTTCACCTAAACCGGTTGGGCGGGTTTGATGGCGGCACCTTTCTGATTTGGTGCTGACTGACAAAATGCCGTGATACAAAATGAAGCACCCCGCCATAGAAATGTGGCGGGGTGTTTTTGTCAGGCTTTGCCGTTAAACGGGCGTGGGTTTTGTCTTCTTTGCCTTGTTTGCGCTTGCGGGATGCATGCGGG
The window above is part of the Thalassospira marina genome. Proteins encoded here:
- a CDS encoding complex I NDUFA9 subunit family protein — its product is MDRRIITVFGGSGFVGRYIVKRLLEAGYNVRVPTRFFERTKKLKPMGYLGQMVPVHCDVSDPEAIRRAVDGADAVINLVGVLYERGSRSFMNMHVVAAKNIAEAAKAAGVKTLVHMSALGANKNPHSLYATSKLAGEKAVRSAFPEAVIFRPSVIFGPEDNFLNKFAAMARVLPFIPVVGTPALPQVDLGKGSIDFFGEGGPKFQPVYVGDVADAFFKAVEDKTLAGETFELGGPEKYSFLQILEDMRELTRQRVCLLPVPFWLASIKAFFLQFLPKPPLTPDQVRMLKTDNVVSDDAKTFADLGIVPNCIETVAPAYLKRFRPPRKSGEFRRFT